In one window of Zygosaccharomyces rouxii strain CBS732 chromosome E complete sequence DNA:
- a CDS encoding uncharacterized protein (no similarity), giving the protein MKFFKNNNNRGFFCTARKRKSEIVLDLNAASPSHNLESPLFESTSKQESAEATEINFKEVKINSDSSDTCGNSDDGKISKHLSLCKHDKAPRERTSGMKESSKMKFYGQLDLENSSVESSGEDHSDRSIPPINKNIDHGGSGTNREGICFNYNLDNFLGKRKSSPKIVTNISKAGCKVSATTKSAMLKIFPGFTSPRSTRHQYGTVWTTASASKVHRLDVGGNEPPTFESLSSSAHEKTKKLILSPGRRLTCKGTNSKFGTNVGSEPTIKTKVKRVKHKHQKKTVRQRKERQENVADQISKSTELVHMQPKSSSQKHLKRSTREGETSLQENKTKVKDENIKDANLEKTIITLWTLQNCVQHQTHCQSPIYQQLLQLNNQSSSKSTCRKSSKLKPRAWGFKSIELDGTFSVFLY; this is encoded by the coding sequence atgaaatttttcaaaaataataataataggGGTTTCTTTTGTACTGCTCGGAAAAGAAAGTCAGAAATTGTCCTAGATCTAAACGCTGCATCTCCTTCACATAATTTGGAAAGCCCTCTCTTTGAATCTACTTCTAAACAAGAAAGTGCTGAAGCCActgaaattaattttaaagaagTAAAAATAAATTCAGATTCCTCTGATACCTGCGGTAATTCTGATGATGGAAAAATCAGTAAGCATCTGTCTCTGTGCAAACATGATAAAGCTCCTAGAGAAAGAACCAGTGGTATGAAAGAATCCTCCAAAATGAAATTCTATGGACAATTGGACCTAGAAAACAGTAGCGTTGAGTCTAGTGGAGAAGATCATAGTGATAGGTCCATACCGCCTATTAATAAGAATATCGACCatggtggtagtggtacTAATAGAGAAGGAATTTGCTTCAACTATAATCTAGACAATTTTTTGGGGAAAAGGAAAAGCTCTCCTAAAATTGTaacaaatatttcaaaagcAGGTTGTAAAGTTAGCGCAACCACTAAATCAGCaatgttaaaaattttcCCCGGATTTACATCACCTCGATCCACTAGGCATCAGTATGGTACAGTTTGGACTACTGCAAGTGCTTCTAAAGTGCATCGTTTAGATGTTGGCGGCAATGAACCTCCtacttttgaaagtttGTCTAGTTCAGCTCATgagaaaacaaaaaagcTTATTCTTTCTCCAGGAAGGCGATTGACTTGCAAGGGgaccaattccaaatttgGAACTAACGTTGGATCTGAACCCACTATTAAAACAAAAGTCAAAAGAGTTAAACACAAACATCAGAAGAAAACCGTCAGACAGAGAAAGGAAAGGCAGGAAAATGTAGCAGATCAAATATCCAAAAGTACTGAATTGGTGCATATGCAACCGAAGAGTTCTTCTCAAAAGCATCTAAAAAGATCGACTCGGGAAGGGGAGACGTCATTGCAGGAAAACAAGACGAAGGTCAAAGACGAAAACATTAAAGATGcaaatttggaaaaaacGATTATTACTTTGTGGACACTGCAAAATTGCGTACAGCATCAAACTCATTGTCAGAGCCCTATTTATCAACAATTGTTACAATTAAACAACCAGTCCTCTAGTAAAAGTACATGTAGAAAATCTTCGAAACTAAAACCTAGAGCCTGGGGTTTTAAAAGCATTGAGCTGGATGGAACATTTTCAGTATTTCTGTATTGA
- a CDS encoding uncharacterized protein (conserved hypothetical protein), translating to MSVSVDFGTRPSSVEELPTTRNESGGKLVEEAFDYFTCMEIGKSIEQKAAKTKKIDEETLSNEIIGQFSKLQAPKGNVKFGDKEIVIFNEDERIGHSMKANSSVDNVILPLPILKISQKGASDIKYMEPDNKMATQQERLFEVFRRCYTLCNLPMSQFDENNPFKSLKKLCEGIKKSFKAKDECYKYIRYEENRRLSQEIRKLKDTIQELKDDRHNSLVLLQINKLQKHNNEYRNEIKDLTAQVTSTNYENSELRSNISELQTTKNQLMEKLGTALARSVELENNQEEKIELTKQNTKLNNDHGKLNDEHERLTKKYESLEEEYTKVTHSNESLTAKVDALTTTVQGWTHDHSELKSAHDILKSINKDLNSKLSKESTNVGELEAENSKLQRDSQDSKIAFKTKLQELIDENIDLKSQVEKWRVEFEQVQTKYDKLNLEQREIVKQREKFRRDSDQTFKKTVELQLQLDQHVKYREQAIKFNAEREACLITLKKLDFEYCHLQKSFEQACVHNRELLEFQQAAERVVQDMNSKIVNLEKSKKTDAFKIDTLTRQVLKQTDKLDELQLQLTSWKQRQRLNGRKASGKRDILRSLANTKTLLEDPMTLSKNVC from the coding sequence atgagCGTATCGGTGGATTTTGGTACTAGACCCTCTTCTGTAGAAGAGCTTCCTACAACCCGAAATGAATCTGGCGGGAAATTAGTAGAAGAAGCATTTGACTACTTTACCTGTATGGAAATCGGTAAATCTATTGAACAGAAAGCCGCTAAAACcaaaaaaatcgatgaagaAACACTTTCTAATGAAATTATTGGACAGTTCTCCAAATTACAAGCACCAAAGGGTAATGTTAAATTTGGGGATAAGGAAATTGTGATTttcaatgaagatgagagGATAGGGCACTCCATGAAGGCTAACTCGTCGGTTGATAACGTTATTCTGCCACTCCCCATTCTTAAAATTAGCCAGAAAGGTGCATCTGATATTAAATACATGGAACCAGACAATAAAATGGCGACCCAGCAGGAAAGACTTTTTGAAGTATTCCGTAGGTGTTATACTCTTTGTAATTTGCCTATGAGTCAATTTGACGAGAACAATCCATTcaaatcattgaaaaaacttTGCGAAGGTAttaaaaaatcttttaaagCTAAAGATGAATGTTATAAATATATAAGGTACGAAGAGAATAGAAGGCTCTCTCAGGAGATTAGAAAGTTGAAAGATACCATTCAAGAGTTAAAGGATGATAGACATAATTCCTTGGTATTGCTTCAAATTAATAAACTTCAAAAACATAACAATGAGTATAGAAACGAGATTAAGGATTTAACCGCCCAAGTCACAAGTACAAATTACGAAAATTCTGAATTGCGATCCAATATTTCAGAACTTCAAACTACaaagaaccaattgatggaaaaattaGGGACTGCATTGGCCAGGTCTGTGGAGTTGGAAAATAaccaagaggaaaaaattgagtTGACTAAGCAAAATacaaaattgaataatgATCATGGAAAGTTGAATGATGAGCATGAACGTTTAACCAAAAAGTACGAATCACTAGAGGAAGAATATACAAAAGTGACCCACTCTAACGAATCACTTACCGCTAAAGTGGATGCTTTAACAACAACTGTGCAAGGATGGACCCATGATCATagtgaattgaaatcagCCCATGATATCCTTAAATCTATAAACAAAGACTTGAACAGtaaactttcaaaagaaagTACGAATGTGGGTGAACTAGAAGCtgaaaattctaaattGCAAAGGGATTCGCAAGATTCCAAAATAGCATTTAAGACTAAACTTCAAGAGTTAATCGATGAAAATATAGATTTAAAATCACAAGTGGAAAAATGGCGAGTAGAATTTGAACAAGTACAAACCAAATAcgataaattgaatttggaaCAAAGGGAAATTGTTAAGCAACGGGAAAAATTTCGTCGTGATTCAGATCAAACGTTTAAGAAAACAGTTGAATTGCAATTACAATTGGATCAACATGTAAAATATAGAGAGCAAGCGATTAAATTCAATGCTGAAAGAGAAGCGTGCTTGAtaactttgaaaaaactagATTTTGAGTATTGTCATTTACAAAAGTCCTTTGAACAGGCGTGCGTGCATAATCGCGAACTCTTAGAATTTCAACAAGCCGCCGAGCGAGTGGTACAAGATATGAATTCCAAAATTGTTAACCTAGAAAAAAGTAAGAAAACGGACGCATTTAAGATCGATACACTAACACGCCAGGTTCTAAAACAAACCGATAAACTAGATGAATTGCAACTACAATTAACTTCTTGGAAGCAACGACAAAGGCTGAATGGCAGAAAAGCCAGTGGAAAGCGCGATATATTAAGATCCCTTGCCAACACAAAGACTCTATTAGAAGATCCGATGACTTTAAGTAAAAACGTTTGTTAG